From the genome of Gemmatimonadaceae bacterium:
GTACCTTGCCTTCTATCCACTGGGCAAGTCGATCCAGAATTACCGTGTCGCTCGGCGCGCTTGCATGTCGTGCAACGGCGATGAGCGATTGAAACGAGACCTCGCGGAGCTCAACGGCGCCGGCGAGTCCCGTCGTGAACTCGCGCCACCCTTTGCTCTTGACCTTCCGGGGCATTGCGAACGGTCCGTCGGCGTAGGCGATCACGAACGCATGAGGCCGACCCTGCGACTGCGTGAGCGCATGGGCCGCGACCAAGTTGCGCATCCACTGGTAGGCACCACCGGCGAAGGGGCACACTGGATGGACAACGTCTGCGCGGACGCCGAGCACGTCCGGGATGTAGTCCCAATAGCGAACGCCCTTCGCTGTCAGAGCGCACGAGTCTTCGGTTGGCGGCTTCCGCGTCGAGTGCGGATTCCTCTGCGGGGCGTAACTCCCGTTGCACTGCGCGAGCATGCGCCCATCCGGATGCTTTCGCTTCGCCGTCTGGCTGCAAGAGCCACCATCCCGCTCGGTGAACTTGCATTCGAAGAGCGCGGAGGCGGCGTCACCGCTTATGAGGGCGTCGACCTGCGTGGATTTCGGTTCCCCGAGGAGCGCTCGCTCGATCATGAATTCGGGCTGAATCGAAACCGGGCCGAAGCTGGGGAGCTTCAGGTGATCCGCCCAAGCGGCCGCGATGGCTTGCAGCGACGGGAGAACCCGAATGGTACCGAGCACATCGAGCGCGAGCGCTTGCGATGAATGTGGGCGCGCAGCGGTGAGGGCGCCTGACCGGTCACGGTGCCAGAGGTTGGCCGGCAGTTCGTCCACGAGGTAATGGGCGGCTTCGAACAGGTTTGCGCGGATCGCGGCGGCTTCCTGATCAGTCAGCATTTGGCGCTCCGCGGCTCCTGGTGAAGGCTATGACGCGTATGGCTTGTTACCGGAGTTGTTACCGGCTGCCTGAGCGGCCCCGATTGGCGGCGCCGCGACGCGATCATTCCCATCGAGTTTCCGGCACACAAAAGCGCTCCGTCCAGAGGGAACGGAGCGCTTTTGCCCTATACTTCAAACTGTCGTCCTACACAGAGGCGCCGGTCGGAATCGAACCGACGGTGGGAGATTTGCAGTCTCCTGCCTTACCACTTGGCGACGGCGCCGACCCAGCCGGAAACCGGCCGGGAGGCGCAATCTACCCCGGCCCCTCCGCGTTCGGTAGCGAAATTCGCGCGGAACCTGATGTGGGGCTTCACGTTCATCCCCACGGAGGCGGGGCCAGAATGATCGCCTGACATAGCCGGCCTTGAAGTGTCACAGGACAGGGGAAATTGCGCCTTGGCACCTTTTTGTCTTATTACTGTTTTAGTACTGGCGCGCTGATGGTTTGATTCTTTCAGCCGTCTACTCTATTTCGTGACTTCGCCTGATCCCATGACCGATCAACGGCTGCCGATCTTCCCGCTGGGCATGGTCCTCTTCCCGGGCACCGTCGCCCCGCTGCATCTCTTCGAACCCCGCTACCGACAGCTGCTGGCCGACATTCGCGATGGCGATCGCCGTTTCGGATTGGTCTGCATTGGGCCCGGTGTCAATGAACCCGACCTGCCACCGGGAACCGTCGGATGCATCGCCGAAGTCACGGACATCGAAATGATGCCTGACGGCCGTAGTAACATCGTGGTTGTCGGTCGCGAGCGATTCGCCATTGACCGCTTTCTCGATCACCACGCGCCCTACCACGTCGTACACGCCGTGCCGGTGAACGACACCGGCAACAGCAACCCGGTCGCCTTGGCAGTGACTGCCGGCGAGGTCACGTCGAATTTTCGTCGGGTGGTGTCCGCCGTGCACACACTCAATGACGACGCAAGCCCACCGCCAGCATTGCCCGACGACCCGGCGCAATTGCCGTGGACCATCGGCGCCATGATCGATCTGGACCTCCAGGCGCGTCAGGCGCTGTTGGCGGAACGGTCGCCGATGCTCCGGTTGACCACAATTGATGCCGTGCTGCGCAAGGTGCTGCCGGATCTTGAGCTGCAGGCGGCGATGCATCGGCGATAGGCGCGCGCGTTGGCGCCACGACCGCGTCGTCGCCTACGTGCCCACCCGCCCGATCCTCGGCTGTGACAACTGTCGCGCACCCGACAACACCGCCAGCACCGCCACCAGACCCGCGCCCACCAGCGACGCCGTCAGCGAGGGTCCTTCCGTCAACCGTGTGTCGCTTGACTCGGTCAGCACATTGGCCACGGCCAGCATCCATTGACGCACGCTCAAGTAGTGCAGCGCGGGAAACGTCGAACTCAATACACCCTCCCAGAACACCACGTACAGCAATCCGCTCACCAACGCCCGCCGCGTGAGCAGCGCCAGCATCGTGAACAGTGACGCGTACGCGGCGCCGCCGAACGCGGCGGCAATGCCAAATGCACGCGTCACGTGTTGCGGGTCGTGTGCGCCCGTTGCGATGAACCCCGTGCCAAATACAGCAATCGCCGACGCCAGCGCCGTACCGACCATGGCAAACAGCACCCGCACCAGCACGATCCACCACCGCGGCGTCGTGGTCGTCACCAGATACAGCAGTGTGCCGTCGTCTGATTCGGCGCTGAAGGCACTGGTGCTGAGCAGCAACGCGATGATGGGCGTGGCCAGCGCCGAAACCAGCTGGTCGTAGCGCTGCACCAGAAACGGCACCGGATCGCCGGATAGAAATCCGCGTGAAGCAAACACCAGGGCGAACAGCATTGGCAGCAACACCAACGCGGTCATGGTCAGCACCAGCACCGGTGTGAACGTGCGAACCATCGAGAGATGACAAATCGCGCGCGCGCTGCGCCACCACGATGGACGTCCCAGCGATGGACGTCCCAGCGAGGGACGCCCCAGCGAGGGACGGTCAACGGGAACTGCCGGCCTGGCGGTGCTCATCGGGCCACCAGATACGCGAACACATGCTCCAACGACTCGTCGGTGACCTGCACCTCGTACAGCGTGCACCCGATGCGTTGCGCCACCGGCGCAACCGCCAGCGACAACGCCGTGTAGTCGGTGGCGCGCACGGTCAAACCGGTGGCATCCACCTCCACGCCAATCACCGACGATTCCTGCATCAGCGCGGACGCCAACGGGCGATCGGCACTGGACCGCAGGCGCACGGTGTGCGGGCGATCAGTCATCAGTCGCCGTAACGTGCGATAGTCCCCGGTGGCCGCCAACCGGCCCGCCAGCACCACCAGGATGTTCGACGCGACACTGGCGATCTCCTCCAGAATGTGTGAGCTGAGCAACACGGCCGTGCCGTCGGCCGCGCGTTCTTCCAGCAGGCGCATCATGTGCAATCGCTGTCGTGGATCGAGTCCGTTGAACGGTTCATCCAGCAGCACCAAGGTCGGGTCATGCACCAGCGCTGCCGCCAGCTTGACGCGCTGCCGCATCCCCTTGGAGAACGTGTCGATGCGTCGCGCCGCGACGGTGTCGAGTTCCACCAGTGTCAGTGCGCGATCAACCGCCGCCGTCACATCGCGAACGCCCAGCAGTTCCGCGCGCGCGGTCACAAACGCACGTGCGCGCATCACACCCGGCAGGGCCTCGCGCTCGGGAACCAGCGCCACGCGACGGTACACGTCCGGACGATCCACCGGTGACTCGCCGTAGACCCGCACGGCGCCGTTGGATGGCGCGAGCACACCGGCAGCCAGTTGCAACAGCGTGCTCTTCCCCGCCCCGTTCGGACCAAGAAGCCCCGTGATGCCCGCGGTCACCGTGCAGGAGATGTCGTTGACGGCAACGACATCTCCATACCAGTGGGACACCCGATCAAACGTGAGCGGAGCGGACGCCGACGCAATGGTGGCATCGGTCATGCGCGAATCCGGCGCATGCGCCACGTGAGCAACAGCAAACCAGCCGCGCCAATGCCCAGGGTGAGCGCCACATACACGCCAATTGGCGGTGGTGCGTTCAGCTCCATGCCGCGATTCGTTTCACCGAACAGGATCATCGCCATCGTGCGCATCGCACGAATTGGATCGAGCAGTTCGGCGGTCCGCTGACTCACCCCTGCCAGATCGTCAAGCCCCGTTGCCACGGCCGCCAGCAGAAGAAACGTGCCGAAGATCGCCGCTGTCGCGTAGGCACGGCGCGGCGTCCACACTGCCAACCCCGCACCGATACCGCTCATGGCCAACGCACTCAGCGTCGACTGCGCCAGCACCGGCCAGATGCGATTGCCCATCAGCGTGAACGCGACGGAAGGGTCTTTCGCGATGCCGATCTCCCCCAGGTAGAGCAGCAGCAGCGGCGCCAGCCCCACCACGAACACCGCGGAGAAGATGGCCCCGAAACGCGCCAGCGCATAGGACAGGCGCGTGACATCGCGCGTGAACAGCAGGGGTAGCAGCTGATGTTGCTGATCGCGACTCAGCACTTCCGGCACCTGCGCGGCAACGAACAACACGAACAACAGCAGCTGCGCGCCAATGAGTTGTCCGTAACGCAGCGGCACCTGTCCATTCGACGCCGACGCCGCGACCAGTGAGGCAAGCGCCGGCAGCATGGTCACTACAATCACCAGCACCGGAATGGCCTTGGCCTTGGCCGGTCGCCCCAGACCGAACATGGTGCGCAGGCTCTGCACATAGAGCGCGTTCCACGCCCCGGAGGCGCCCACGCGCGGGCCGGTATAGCGCCGATAGCCGAGATCGTGAATGGTCGACCCGTCAGCGGAATCTCCGCTCGGCGCAATGACTTCTGGAATGGACTCGGTCACGACGCCACGTCAAACAAGTCTTCAAGATGGCCGCGCCGACGCTCCATCCGCAGCAACGCCGCGTGCCGCTCCACTGCGACATCGCGCACGGCATCAAACGTCGCCCGCTCGCCCGGCACATCGGAGGCGTCGGGCACGGTCACCAGCACGGATTGCCGATCGGCCGTCGCGCGCACCCCACGTGAGGCCAGTGCGTGCGCAAATGCCATCGCGTCACCATCGATCTCCACAATCAGGGTGCTCGTAACACCGGTCAGCACCCCCAGTCGTTCGGCGCGAATCAGCCGCCCGTTGTCGATCAGCACCACGCCGTCGCAGATTCGTTCCAGTTCACCCAGCAGGTGCGACGACACCACCACCGAGATGCCGAACTCGCGACCGGTGCGTTCGATGAGCGCCAACATGTCATCGCGTCCCGCCGGATCGAGACCGTTCGTCGGCTCGTCCAGAATGAGCAGTGCGGGATCGTGCACCAGCGCCTGGGCCAGCTTCACGCGCTGGGCCATGCCCGTCGAATAGCCGCCCATCGGTCGGTAGCGCTCTTCGAACAAGCCCACATGACGAAGCACTTCCGCCGCACGCTCACGGGCCGCCGATGGCGGGAATCCCGAACAGCGCGCCATCCAGGTGACGAACTCGGTGGCGCTCATGTCGGGCGGCAGGCAATCGTGCTCCGGCATGTAGCCCACCAGTCGGCGTATCGCCTGTCGCTCGGCGTCGATGGCGTGACCCATCACGCGCGCCGTCCCACTGGTGGGTTCCACGAGTCCGAGCAGGATCTTGAGCAGCGTACTCTTGCCGGCACCGTTCGCCCCCACCAAACCCGTAATGCCGGACTCCACACGCACCGTCAGCGCATCGAGTGCCACCACCGCACCGTAGTGCCGAGTGAGCGACTCCGTCTCGATGACCAGCGAGGCGCTCACGCGGAAGCGCTGACCGGGTCGGCAGGGTCAGTGGACGGCAGGACGACGCCGGCCTTGGCCGCTCGCCGTTCCAAGGTCTCGCGATCGGCAAGACTGCGCAGCAGGGCGTCGGCCTCCCGATTCTGCAGGTATTTGCCCTTCTCCCACCCGTCGACGATTCCCTTGGGCGTGCCGTAGCACAACTCGGCAACCTGCGGCACCGTCAGTCCCAGAGACTCGCGCAGGTGGCGAATCGCCTTGGGGGCCAGCAGCGAGTGCTCGGCACGAATCAGGTCGATGGCCGTTCGCTCGGCCAGATCACGCTGCTCGATGGTCCGATTCTCATGCCCGCACTTCTCGCACCGATAGAACTCCCGTTGCACCTCGGCCGCCATGCCGCTCAGACGCAGGGTGACGCTTTCGGACTGCAGCGCGTAGTGTCCGCCACAGCCGCGATGCAGGGATCCGTTCAGGGTTGCCAGAAGACTCATGTGGGGTCGAGCGGGGTGCGGGTTGGTGAATCGTGCCGTTGCAGGCTGCTGAATCGTCGAACAGTGGCTACTCAGACGGCGTCAGCGCCACCCCCGATGACAGGGGATGGGACGCCCCGGTGGCTGCAGTTCAGGGATGGCGAAGCGTACGGCCACTCCCCGCTGCGAGATTCCATTCAGATGGTCCCGACACGCCATGTCCGATTTTTGTCTCGTCCGTCAGCCCGTGTTCGGCACGTCCGGTGCCCTGGTGGGTTACGAGATCCGTTTTCGCGATCTTGACGACGGCCAACATGCGTTCGTACAGAGCTTCCTGAGCGGAACGTTTGATCTGGTGCGCGGGAATCAGCCGGCCTTTGTCGCCTGCACACGCAGGCAATTGCTGGAGAATGCCTTCCAGGTGGTGGACCCGGCGAGCGCCATCCTGGTCCTGCCTCGAACGCTAGGGGCTGATCCGGAAGTGATTGATGCCATTGTGAAATATCGCGAGGCCGGTGGCAGTGTGGCGCTGGACGAGTTGACCGACCGGGAAGCGCCGTCGGAAGCGCTGCTCTCGTACGCCAGTTGGGTGCGTGTCGCCATGCGTGGTGATGTTGCCGCCACAGTCGCCCGACTGCGCCAGCGCGTCGCACCGTTTGAGAGCGAGTTGAAGGTGGTGGTGGACCAGATTGAGACCGCCCCACACTTCGCGGCCGCACAACAGGTGGGTGCGCTGGGTTTCCAAGGGAGATTCTTCAGCAGCCCGGAACCCGTCGCGGCGGCCGATCTGCCCATGGGAACGATGTCGGCCATGCGCTTGATGGGGTTGGCGCGCGATCCGAATGTGAACGATCGCAAGCTTGAAGATGTGATTGCCACCGATCCGGTCCTCACGATCCAGCTATTGCGTCTCGTCAACTCCGCCGCGGTGGGCATGCGGGGCGTGAGTTCGATCGGTCAGGCGCTGCGTCTGATAGGCCGAAATACATTTCAGCGCTGGCTGGCGGTGGCCGTCGCCGCCTCGCGCAAGTCAACGACGGCGGTGGATCAGGAGTTGGTGCGTCAAGCGGTGGAGCGGGGCCGGTTTCTCGAGCAACTCGGTGGCGGGCCTCGGGAACCGGGCACGCTGTTTCTCGTCGGACTGTTTTCGCTGCTCGACGCGGTCTTCCGCATGTCGATTTCCGAGATTCTCGAGCGCGTGG
Proteins encoded in this window:
- a CDS encoding HDOD domain-containing protein — translated: MSDFCLVRQPVFGTSGALVGYEIRFRDLDDGQHAFVQSFLSGTFDLVRGNQPAFVACTRRQLLENAFQVVDPASAILVLPRTLGADPEVIDAIVKYREAGGSVALDELTDREAPSEALLSYASWVRVAMRGDVAATVARLRQRVAPFESELKVVVDQIETAPHFAAAQQVGALGFQGRFFSSPEPVAAADLPMGTMSAMRLMGLARDPNVNDRKLEDVIATDPVLTIQLLRLVNSAAVGMRGVSSIGQALRLIGRNTFQRWLAVAVAASRKSTTAVDQELVRQAVERGRFLEQLGGGPREPGTLFLVGLFSLLDAVFRMSISEILERVVLSDEATAALVERTGPYADALSFAESYEMGLFENASELAREMGVDPSRIGELYTNAVGWTNEALAPMTEAQPAGR
- a CDS encoding LON peptidase substrate-binding domain-containing protein; protein product: MTSPDPMTDQRLPIFPLGMVLFPGTVAPLHLFEPRYRQLLADIRDGDRRFGLVCIGPGVNEPDLPPGTVGCIAEVTDIEMMPDGRSNIVVVGRERFAIDRFLDHHAPYHVVHAVPVNDTGNSNPVALAVTAGEVTSNFRRVVSAVHTLNDDASPPPALPDDPAQLPWTIGAMIDLDLQARQALLAERSPMLRLTTIDAVLRKVLPDLELQAAMHRR
- a CDS encoding ABC transporter ATP-binding protein gives rise to the protein MSASLVIETESLTRHYGAVVALDALTVRVESGITGLVGANGAGKSTLLKILLGLVEPTSGTARVMGHAIDAERQAIRRLVGYMPEHDCLPPDMSATEFVTWMARCSGFPPSAARERAAEVLRHVGLFEERYRPMGGYSTGMAQRVKLAQALVHDPALLILDEPTNGLDPAGRDDMLALIERTGREFGISVVVSSHLLGELERICDGVVLIDNGRLIRAERLGVLTGVTSTLIVEIDGDAMAFAHALASRGVRATADRQSVLVTVPDASDVPGERATFDAVRDVAVERHAALLRMERRRGHLEDLFDVAS
- a CDS encoding ABC transporter ATP-binding protein, whose protein sequence is MTDATIASASAPLTFDRVSHWYGDVVAVNDISCTVTAGITGLLGPNGAGKSTLLQLAAGVLAPSNGAVRVYGESPVDRPDVYRRVALVPEREALPGVMRARAFVTARAELLGVRDVTAAVDRALTLVELDTVAARRIDTFSKGMRQRVKLAAALVHDPTLVLLDEPFNGLDPRQRLHMMRLLEERAADGTAVLLSSHILEEIASVASNILVVLAGRLAATGDYRTLRRLMTDRPHTVRLRSSADRPLASALMQESSVIGVEVDATGLTVRATDYTALSLAVAPVAQRIGCTLYEVQVTDESLEHVFAYLVAR